In one Acanthochromis polyacanthus isolate Apoly-LR-REF ecotype Palm Island chromosome 20, KAUST_Apoly_ChrSc, whole genome shotgun sequence genomic region, the following are encoded:
- the LOC110950931 gene encoding TNFAIP3-interacting protein 3-like, with product MCTHRAVLHSYSMSLHENPMDRPSRKPDNKPAHRLYPSLPNTDRYEFCLPVRSAGDNPQSELHPESLPEDTQLESSNPSSDVRMKAQILLLEEQRKELLCINERWAKEYRTMVRYYKEKVQSLTALQQHEHLEHYEEGEKHVTLYKKIQFKTLKDKQNTQTGEVEFLRAEKEAEELRVQNNTLTRRGQHQHEEIKRLNKALQEALQSSQPLDCSTETLQDIWKHQAEVYKEDFLKERKDRERLKDKYLELEKKYRKVHSELHVLKSQVTRTQQPQPLQCACTNRVKCANYEVRPVKQHHIQLQRRYTLDNK from the exons ATGTGTACACACCGAGCAGTCCTCCACAGCTACAGCATG TCTCTGCATGAAAACCCAATGGACAGGCCGAGCAGAAAACCTGACAACAAACCAGCCCACAGACTGTATCCATCACTGCCAaacacagacag GTATGAATTTTGTTTGCCTGTTCGCTCCGCTGGAGACAATCCCCAATCAGAGCTTCACCCTGAGAGTCTGCCAGAAGACACGCAG CTGGAGAGTTCGAATCCCAGCAGTGATGTCAGGATGAAAGCACAGATTCTTCTCTTGGAGgagcaaagaaaagaa CTGCTTTGTATTAATGAGAGATGGGCTAAAGAGTACAGGACAATGGTGCGGTATTACAAAGAAAAG GTTCAAAGTTTAACAGCACTGCAGCAGCACGAACACCTTGAACATTatgaagaaggagaaaaacacgtcacattatataaaaaaatccaattcaagactttaaaagacaaacagaacacTCAG ACAGGAGAAGTCGAGTTCCTCCGAGCAGAAAAGGAAGCTGAAGAGCTGCGAGTGCAGAACAACACTTTGACCCGCAGAGGGCAGCATCAGCACGAAGAGATCAAACGGCTCAACAAG GCCTTACAGGAGGCTCTGCAGAGCTCTCAGCCTCTCGACTGCAGCACTGAAACGCTGCAAGACATCTGGAAACATCAG GCTGAAGTCTACAAGGAAGACTTTCTGAAGGAGCGTAAGGACAGAGAGAGGCTGAAGGACAAGTATCTGGAACTGGAGAAGAAGTATAGAAAAGTTCACAGCGAGCTGCACGTCCTCAAGTCTCAG GTGACTCGGACTCAGCAGCCTCAGCCTCTTCAGTGCGCCTGCACGAACCGAGTCAAATGTGCAAACTACGAGGTTCGACCGGTGAAGCAGCACCACATCCAGCTACAGAGGCGATACACTCTGGATAACAAATAG